The Streptomyces griseiscabiei genomic sequence GGTTTCCCTGCACTTAGCCGCTCGCGGGCCTCAAGGGCCGAAACGGCCGCCCGCACCTGACACGATCTCCACAAGCAACACACAGACTGAGTTGCACAAGCAACACCAGTGTCCTGAAGGGCAGTTGCTGACGCTGTGCGGGTCTGCGGGCGGCGGGAGACATACCCGCCAACGGCACGGGACCTGCAAGACCCAGGAAGGCAGAGGAACCATGAAGCTGTGCCAGAAGACGTGATCGACGACGTCCTACGGCTGTCAGATGAGACACCGCCGGGTTCGCCTTGATCAAGAACCCTCGGCTCAGCTGACCGCCGTAGCCGCGAAGCGACTTCAGCCCCAGAGCTGCATCCCGAGCCGGAACCGGCAGCGGGCCTACCTCCCCACCATCTCCGCAGGTTCGGCCATGAGCTCGTCGTAACGGCTCGGCCGGAGGCTCCCCGCCGCCGCCGTCACCGGGCTACGGCACACGACCTGACACAGGACGAAGCATCGCCCGCGGAAGCCTGGCCCGGCGTTGCGTCGGAGTCCGCCCCACACCACCACCATCACCACGTTCCGAGCCGATACGGCCAGTTCTGTCCCCTCGTGCGATCCATGGCGCCCTGCCTGGTTCAGGAAAGGCAATCCGAGCATGGCAACAGCCCGATTTTCACCCGCCACGAAGCGGGGCAAGCGGCTGGGCGGCGGCGCGGCCTGTGCCCTGGCGGTCACGGTCGGCCTACTGACCACGGGCTGCTCCGCGAGCCTCGCCGACGGCACGGCGGACGTGGCCGCGACCCCGCCGGCCATCGCGGGCAAGCCGACCGCGCCCGTCACCGGCTACGACGGGCTGATCGAACTGCCGCTGTCCGCCTACGGCACCTCCGAGCAGGACGACGTCCTGCTGTACGAGACGAACGAGGCGCTGGTCGCGCGCTGCATGAAGAGCCGCGGATACGCGGGCTATTCGGACCAGGCGAAGTCCAAGACAGCCGTGAAGAAGACCAGGAAGACGAAAGCGAAGAGAGAAGCCATCCGCCCGGCCGGCGCCTGGGGCTATATCGGCGGCGCGACCGCGAAGCAGAAGGGGTTTCACGTCGCAGTGCCGGTACCCGCCTCCAAAGGACCGACCGGCAAGGAGCTGAGGGACTACAACGTCTGCTGGGACAAGGCGGAGAAGCAAGTGCCGTCCCTCTCCGGCAGCAAGGGCTGGAAGCTCACCCAGGATCTGTTCGGCCGGTCGTTCCAGCAGGCAGCCGCGGACAGCCGGGTCGGCGACGCGCGGGCAAGCTGGACGTCCTGCATGAGCGAGGCGGGACACCCGGCCGGCGATCCCGAGAAACTGGCAAACGGCTTCCTGGAGGCCAAGAAGGCGACCGCGAAGGAGATCGCCGCGGCCACAGCCGCCGAGTCCTGCACCCGGTCGTCCAATCTGGCCGGTGTCTATTTCGCGGTCCTCACCGGATACCAGGAGCAGCTCATCTCCGCCAACACCGAAGTCCTGACCGGCTACAAGAAGCAGGTCCGGGCTCAGGTCGACCGGGCTGCACGTCTTCTGGCCGCATCCGACGCCGCCTGAAGCACACCCTCACCCCCTGACTCCGGACGGTGGCGCCGCGCCTGACCGCACCGCCGTCCGGCCCTCCCGCACGACAAGAAACAGCAAGAAAAGGAGAACGTGCGTGAATCGACGAACCAAACGAGTGGTCCTGGCCGCGCTGACCACCGTCCTGGCGGCGGCCTCGCTCACCGTGGGCACCGCGTCGCAGGCGTCCGCAATCAATGAAGTGCCCTGCACCCGGCCCGATTTCACCACACTGTGGGGCACGACCGACAGTCTCGACCCCAATCCGGATTGGAAGGTGTGCTACGCCAACGCCGGAGAAACGGAGGTCAACCCGGCTTCAGGAAAGGACTACCTCCAGGCATTCAACACCGGCAACAACCGGGTCCAGTGGCACGGGGACGGAAGGTGGCAGCCCAACGCCCCCGTCGAGAAGTGGACCCGCTTCGAATTTCCGAACCATCCCGGCGGTGTTCACATCGACAAGCTCAAGATCCACTGAACCACCGGTGACCGAGCGGCCAGCAGGTCCTCGATGGCCTCGGCAAGCCTTGTCGCCGGTGGGCGGGCGAGCGGAGCCGCAGCCGTCGACAGTGCAGCACCAGCATCCGCACCATGTCCGACGACATCGCCCGCTTGAGCTTCCTCGACCCTCGTCTCCCGATGGCACCACGTCAGACGTTGCCATCGTCCGGCCACCCCACCAAGAGAAGAGCTAAGGACAACTCATATGAACCAAAAAGCCAAACGCGTGGTTCTGGCCGCGCTGACCACCGTCATGGCGGCAGCCTCACTCACCGTCGTCACCACGACGCAGGCATCCGCGATCAACGAGGTGGCTTGCGACAGGAGCGACTACCTCAAGGTCGGCGGGCACACCGACACCGTCAGCAGCAAGTGGGTGTACTGCTACGCCAACGCCGGAGAAGCGGCACTCGGCAACCTCACGGGGAACGGCTGGGTGGACTACATCAGCACCGGCAACAACCGGGTCCAGTGGTACGGCGACGGAAAGTGGCAGCCCAGCACCCCGATTAACAAGTGGACCTACTTCGTGTGGGACAACCACCCCGGCGGTGTCCGCATCGAAAAGATCAAGATCCACTGAACCGCCGGTGACACCAAGGGGCGGCGGTCTTGGTCGATCGCCGTCCCCGCTCCGCACGGATACCCGCCCAGAACCCAGGATCGATGATCCGCAGCACCGCCGACGCGCAAGCGAACACGCCGGATCCGGCACCCGTCCACGGGCGTCCAGGAACTGTGGCCGGTGACGGGACGCGAGCGCGAAGGGTTGACGAACCGGACGGAAACGACTTCGCGCGGCACAGCGCGGTCCTCCGACTGGTATGTACGCCGACCCGCCCACGAGGTCACCGGGATATCCGCGCACGAGTGGGTCGTGCACGGGCAACGGGCAGGTCTTCGGACTCACGGGCGCATCCTCCAAACGGAGGACACCTACTGGCCGTCGCTTCCCAAACCCGTTCGTCGGGTCCAGTGCGTATGACGGCGGTCGTTCCCGTTCACCGCTGCGGGGCAGTCCCGGATTCCCACCGGGTTCCCTCTTGCGACGCATCCCGTCTGGCGGACGGGGCGAACCAGCTGCACCGGCCAGCGTACGGGCTGCAGCTCTGCAGGGCAGGAGACCGTCCAACATCCGGAAGACGACACGGAACACTTCGGGATCGAGGAACCACGGGGAGAAAAGCGCCGCACAAGCGCTTCCCTCCCTTCCCCCAAACGCCCTCCGGGACCCTCATCCCGGCGGCCGTGCGGGCCCCTCAGCCCGCGCCGTACCAGGCCCTCAGCCCTGGTCGTAGGTGTGGAACCCCCGTCCGGCCTTCCGGCCGAGCAGCCCCGCCTGCACCATCCGCTGCAGCAGCGGCGGAGGTGCGTAGAGCGGTTCACGGAACTCGTCGTACAGGGACTCCGCGATCGAGGCCACGGTGTCCAGGCCGATCAGATCGGCGAGCTTCAGTGGGCCCATGGGGTGGGCGCAGCCCAGTTCCATGCCCGCGTCGATGTCCACCGCGGTGGCGAAGCCGGACTCGGCCATCCGGACTGCGGAGAGCAGATACGGGATGAGCAGGGCGTTGACGACGAAGCCCGCCCGGTCCCGGGAGTGGATCACCGTCTTGCCGAGCGTGACGGTGGCGAGTTCCTGGATGGCGGTCACCGTCTGCGGTGATGTGTGCAGGGAGGTCACCACCTCGACCAGCGGCAGCACCGGGACCGGGTTGAAGAAGTGCAGCCCCACGACCCGGTCCGCACGTGTGGTCGCCATCCCGAGCCGCATGACCGGGAGGGAGGAGGTGTTGGTGGCCAGCACCGCCGCCGGGTCCTCGACGATCTTGTCGAGGGCGGCGAAGACCTCCGTCTTGGCGTCCGGGTTCTCCACGACGGCCTCGACGACGAGCTGCCGGTCGGCCAGGTCGTCCAGGCTGCCGGTGAAGACCATCCGGGCCAGCGTGTCGGCAGCCTCCCCTGCCTCCAGCTTGCCGCGCTTGACCGCGCGGTCCAGGGACGCCGCCACCCTCTCCCGCGCGGTGCGGGCCGCGATCGCGTCCACCTCGCACACGACGGTGTCCAGGCCGGCCCGCGCGCACACTTCGGCGATGCCCGCGCCCATCTGCCCACCGCCGACCACGCCGACGCGCCGGATGCCCGCGCTCATGTCCCGGCCTCCGTCCGCCGCACGAGATGACGGGAGTAGGCGTCCGGGGTGAAGAACAGCGGCAACTCGCCTGCCATGGCGGTCCGTTCGAAGAGTGCGCGGATCTCGCCGACGGGCGCCCACGGGTACTCGGCGCCAAGGGCGACGACTTCGTCGTCCAGCAGCCGCAGCACCGTCTCCCGCTCGATCACCCGGTGCCGCAGCCACTGCCAGATCTGCACCCGGGCGATCTCGGCGGTGGCCGCGTCCTCCATGAGGCCGTCCAGGGCGACGGCGCCCCGGCCGTCCAGCCAGGCGGCGAAGTAGCGCAGCGCGACCGCGATATTGGTGCGCACCCCCTCGGGCGTCGGCGGGCCGCTGATCCGGCGCACTGACAACAGGTCCGCAGGGGTCACCTCGACGTCATCGCGGGTGCGGTCGAGCTGATGCGGCCGGTCACCGAGAACACCGTCGAAGACCTCGCGGCACACCGGCACCAGAGCGGGGTGAGCGACCCAGGAGCCGTCGAAGCCGTCCTCCGCCTCGCGCTCCTTGTCCAGACGGACCTTGGCCAGCGCGGCCTCGCCTGCGGCCGGGTCCTTGCCCGGCACCTGGGCGGCCATGCCGCCGATCGCGTGCGCGCCGCGCCGGTGGCACGTGGCAACAAGGAGTTCGGTGTAGGCCCGCATGAAGGGGGCGGTCATCGTGACCTTGGATCTATCGGGGACGAGGAAGTCGGTGCGGTGGCCGAAGGTCTTGACGATGCTGAACAGGTAGTCCCAGCGGCCCGCGTTGAGGCCGGCACTGTGCTCGCGCAGCTCGTGGAGGATCTCCTCCATTTCGAAGGCGGCGGTGATCGTCTCGATGAGGACCGTGGCCCGGATCGTGCCACGCGGGATGCCCAGCAGTTCCTGGGCCAGAAGGAAGATGTCGTTCCACAGCCGCGCCTCGTAGCGGTTCTCCAGCTTGGGCAGGTAGAAGTACGGGCCGTGACCGGCGTCGATCTGCCGCTGGGCGCAGTGGAAGAAGTACAGGCCGAAGTCCACCAGAGCGGCGGGTACGGGGGCGCCGTCGTACTCCAGGTGTTCCTCGTCGAGGTGCCAGCCGCGCGGACGGACCATGATCGTGGCGAGCTGGTCCCCCTCCGCGAGCCGGTACTCCTTGCCCTCCGTGGTGAAGTCGATCCGGCGCTCGATGGCGTCGAGGAGGGTGAGCTGGCCGCCGACGATGTTGTCCCACGTGGGGGCGGTGGCGTCCTCAAAGTCCGCCATCCACACCTGGGCGCCGGAGTTCAGCGCGTTGACGGCCATCCGGCGCTCGGGCGGGCCGGTGATCTCTACGCGCCGGTCGGTCAGACCGGGCGCGGGCGGCGCGACCCGCCAGGCAGCGTCGGCGCGCACGGCGGAGGTGACCATCGGGAAGTCGAGCGGGGAGCCCGACGCCAGCCGCAGCACCTGTCGGCGGCGCTCCTTCAGCAGCTCCCGGCGGCGCTCCCCGAAGGCGCCGGCGAGCCGGCCGACGAAGTCCAGCGCTGCGGGCGTGAGGATCTCGTCGTGCCGGTGGCCTTCGGCGGCGAGGACACGGACGTGGCGGGGCGGGGCGATCATGGACATCGGGTTCTCCGTCAGTGGTCGGGAGCGGAGGGGGCCGGGGACGGTCGTCCGCCCTCCGCTCGGCCAAGGGCCGGCCGGGCCGTGTGGCGCCCGGTCCGGCGGCCTAGGGCCCTTCTGACGGATCTCCGCGGCGTCGCGACGCCCGACACGCACCCTCGCCGTGCGGCGCGAAGGGCCAAGTGGCTCCGCCACAAGACCCTCCACGCCGCACGCCGAGCGCACGCACCGAACGCCGCTCCTTCTCCCACGGAGATCCACCAGAAGGGGCCTAGTGGAACTGCTCTTCCTCCGTGGACCCGGCCAGGGCGGTGGTGGAGGAGGCCGGGTTGACGGCGGTGGAGACGAGGTCGAAGTAGCCGGTGCCCACCTCCCGCTGGTGCTTGACGGCGGTGAAGCCGTGCTGCTGGGCGGCGAACTCCCGCTCCTGCAGGTCGACGTACGCGGTCATACCGTGCTCGGCGTAGCCGCGGGCGAGGTCGAACATGCCGTGGTTGAGGGAGTGGAACCCGGCCAGGGTGATGAACTGGAAGCGGTAGCCCATCGCGCCCAGTTCCCGCTGGAACTTGGCGATCTGGTCGTCGTCCAGCGCGGCCTTCCAGTTGAAGGACGGCGAGCAGTTGTAGGCGAGCATCTGGTCCGGGTGCTCGGCATGGATCGCCTCGGCGAACTCCCGGGCCTGCGCCAGGTCCGGGGTGCCGGTCTCCACCCAGATCAGGTCCGCGTACGGCGCGTAGGCCAGTCCGCGGGCGATCACGGGCGCCATGCCGTTCTGTACCCGGTAGAAGCCCTCGGCGGTGCGCTCGCCGGTGACGAACCGGGCGTCGCGCTCGTCGACGTCGCTGGTCAGCAGGTTCGCGGCGAGGGCGTCGGTGCGGGCGACGATGACGGTCGGCACGTCGGCGATGTCGGCGGCGAGGCGGGCCGCGTTGAGGGTGCGGATGTGCTGGGCGGTGGGCACGAGGACCTTGCCGCCGAGATGGCCGCACTTCTTCTCCGAGGCGAGCTGGTCCTCGTAGTGGATGCCCGCCGCACCGGCGGCGATCATCGCCTTGGTCAGCTCGAAGGCGTTGAGAGGTCCGCCGAATCCGGCCTCGGCGTCGGCGACGATGGGCGCCAGCCAGTCCGTACGGTCCTCGCCGCCCTCGGCGGTGGCGATCTGGTCGGCGCGCAGCAGCGCGTTGTTGATCCGACGCACCACCTGCGGCACCGAGTTGACCGGGTACAAGGACTGGTCGGGGTAGGTGTGCCCGGCCTGGTTGGCGTCGGCGGCGACCTGCCAGCCCGACAGGTAGATCGCCTGCAGCCCGGCCTTCACCTGCTGCACGGCCTGGCCGCCGGTGAGCGCGCCGAGCGCGTGGACGTAGTCCAGCTCGTGCAGCTGACGCCACAGCCGCTCGGCGCCGCGCCGGGCCAGGGTGTGCTCCTCACGGACACTGCCGGAGAGCCGTACGACGTCCTCGGCACTGTAGGTGCGCTCGATCCCCTGCCAGCGCGGGTCGGTGGCCCAGCGCCGCGCGAGTTCCCCGGCCGCCTGCGTGCTGGTCCTCGCTTCTGCCATGACTGTCACCGTCTCCTCGGTCTGTTGCCTCTGCCAATCCCGAGCCGCTCCGACGCCGGATGGCACTGCGTGTCTTTGGGTGGGATGCGGCCCGCCGCCACCCTGAAAGGGTGAAGGTGAGCAATGCTGCCGACGCAGCCACTACCGCTGCCGGGATCTCCGACGTCAGGGCATGAATCGCGCCCCGGTTGCGGGCTGTGTCTGCCGGTTCCGGCGGGCCGCACCATGACTCTGACAGTGGCACTTAGTGCCATCAAGGTTGGCTTCGTGCCAATCTTTGCGAATCTTCCCGCCGCCCTTTGCCAATCTTGCGAAGGCATCGAGCGGTCGTATTTCCCGTACGCTGACCAGGTCGGGCCCCGGGGCGGAGGAGCGGTCGGTGAGTAAGACGTATGCGGGGACGCGGCTGCGGCGGCTGCGCGAGGACCGCCGGATGAGTCAGGCCGAGATGGCCCGCGTCCTCGGGATCTCGCCGAGCTATCTGAACCAGATGGAGCACGACTCCCGCCCGCTCACCGTTCCGGTGCTGCTGCGGCTGACGGAAGCCTTCGGCGTCGACGCGGGGTTCTTCTCCGAACGCGACACCAGCCGCCTCGTCGCGGACCTCAGAGAGGCCCTCGCCGCCGAGATCACCGCAGCCCGGGTGTCCCCGTCCGATCTCGCCGATCTCGCCTCCCGCACACCGGCTATCGCCGAGGTCCTTGTGGACCTCGGCCGCCGCAACCAAGTGCTGGCCGAACGCCTCGCCGGCACCGCGGACGGCCGCGACGCCACACCCGACCTGCCGCGTTCGCCCCACGAGGAGATCCGGGACTTCTTCTACCGTCGCCAGAACTACCTCCACGACACCGACATCGCCGCCGAGCAACTGGCCGAGGAGATCCGCATCAGGCCCGGTGACGTCCTGCGGGTCCTCACCGCGCGGCTCGCCGACCGCCACGGCGTGCGGCTGTCCGCCGAGAACGGCGAGCACCTGCACCACTACGACGAGGCGTCCCGCACCCTGTACCTGTCCGCCCGTCTGCGTCCCGGCCAGCGCGCGTTCCGGATGGCCACCCAGCTAGCCCTGCTCGAATACGGCGACGAACTCGACCGCCAGGCCGGCGAGGACTTCCCTCCCAGGGCCCCCGCCTACGCCCTGGCCCGCATCGGCATCGCCAACTACTTCGCAGCGGCACTGATCCTGCCGTACACCGCCTTCCACACGGCCGCTGAAGAGGTCCGATACGACATCGAACTCCTCACCGACCGCCACGGACTGGGCTACGAAACCATCTGCCATCGCCTCTCCACCCTTCAGCGCCCGCGCCTGCGCGGAGTCCCGTTCTCCTTTGTCCGCGTCGACCGGGCCGGCAACCTGTCCAAACGCCAGTCCGCGACCGGCTTCCACTTCTCCCGGG encodes the following:
- a CDS encoding beta/gamma crystallin domain-containing protein — translated: MNQKAKRVVLAALTTVMAAASLTVVTTTQASAINEVACDRSDYLKVGGHTDTVSSKWVYCYANAGEAALGNLTGNGWVDYISTGNNRVQWYGDGKWQPSTPINKWTYFVWDNHPGGVRIEKIKIH
- a CDS encoding 3-hydroxybutyryl-CoA dehydrogenase, which translates into the protein MSAGIRRVGVVGGGQMGAGIAEVCARAGLDTVVCEVDAIAARTARERVAASLDRAVKRGKLEAGEAADTLARMVFTGSLDDLADRQLVVEAVVENPDAKTEVFAALDKIVEDPAAVLATNTSSLPVMRLGMATTRADRVVGLHFFNPVPVLPLVEVVTSLHTSPQTVTAIQELATVTLGKTVIHSRDRAGFVVNALLIPYLLSAVRMAESGFATAVDIDAGMELGCAHPMGPLKLADLIGLDTVASIAESLYDEFREPLYAPPPLLQRMVQAGLLGRKAGRGFHTYDQG
- the aceB gene encoding malate synthase A gives rise to the protein MSMIAPPRHVRVLAAEGHRHDEILTPAALDFVGRLAGAFGERRRELLKERRRQVLRLASGSPLDFPMVTSAVRADAAWRVAPPAPGLTDRRVEITGPPERRMAVNALNSGAQVWMADFEDATAPTWDNIVGGQLTLLDAIERRIDFTTEGKEYRLAEGDQLATIMVRPRGWHLDEEHLEYDGAPVPAALVDFGLYFFHCAQRQIDAGHGPYFYLPKLENRYEARLWNDIFLLAQELLGIPRGTIRATVLIETITAAFEMEEILHELREHSAGLNAGRWDYLFSIVKTFGHRTDFLVPDRSKVTMTAPFMRAYTELLVATCHRRGAHAIGGMAAQVPGKDPAAGEAALAKVRLDKEREAEDGFDGSWVAHPALVPVCREVFDGVLGDRPHQLDRTRDDVEVTPADLLSVRRISGPPTPEGVRTNIAVALRYFAAWLDGRGAVALDGLMEDAATAEIARVQIWQWLRHRVIERETVLRLLDDEVVALGAEYPWAPVGEIRALFERTAMAGELPLFFTPDAYSRHLVRRTEAGT
- the aceA gene encoding isocitrate lyase, producing the protein MAEARTSTQAAGELARRWATDPRWQGIERTYSAEDVVRLSGSVREEHTLARRGAERLWRQLHELDYVHALGALTGGQAVQQVKAGLQAIYLSGWQVAADANQAGHTYPDQSLYPVNSVPQVVRRINNALLRADQIATAEGGEDRTDWLAPIVADAEAGFGGPLNAFELTKAMIAAGAAGIHYEDQLASEKKCGHLGGKVLVPTAQHIRTLNAARLAADIADVPTVIVARTDALAANLLTSDVDERDARFVTGERTAEGFYRVQNGMAPVIARGLAYAPYADLIWVETGTPDLAQAREFAEAIHAEHPDQMLAYNCSPSFNWKAALDDDQIAKFQRELGAMGYRFQFITLAGFHSLNHGMFDLARGYAEHGMTAYVDLQEREFAAQQHGFTAVKHQREVGTGYFDLVSTAVNPASSTTALAGSTEEEQFH
- a CDS encoding short-chain fatty acyl-CoA regulator family protein, coding for MSKTYAGTRLRRLREDRRMSQAEMARVLGISPSYLNQMEHDSRPLTVPVLLRLTEAFGVDAGFFSERDTSRLVADLREALAAEITAARVSPSDLADLASRTPAIAEVLVDLGRRNQVLAERLAGTADGRDATPDLPRSPHEEIRDFFYRRQNYLHDTDIAAEQLAEEIRIRPGDVLRVLTARLADRHGVRLSAENGEHLHHYDEASRTLYLSARLRPGQRAFRMATQLALLEYGDELDRQAGEDFPPRAPAYALARIGIANYFAAALILPYTAFHTAAEEVRYDIELLTDRHGLGYETICHRLSTLQRPRLRGVPFSFVRVDRAGNLSKRQSATGFHFSRAGGTCPLWNVYEAFAAPGRIHVQIAEMPDGQRYLWTARALTRHRGGWGEPGKTFAIGLGCETRHAHRLVYSDGLDLTSSSAATPIGMGCRLCERLECPQRAAPPLGRALRIDQNASTFVPYPVTDSLP